The DNA sequence ACGGCTCCAATGAACGCAGCGTCTCGCCGCAGGCCTCGAGCAGCGCCTGTGCGGCGGCGGGGTCCTTCCACTGCTTGGCGACGGCGTCCGCCTCGTAGGCGAAATCGTCGGTGAAGTAGGGCGTAGACTGGGCGACGAGTTCGTCCGTCAGACGCGCGCGCACGCGCAGCAACTCGAGCAGCTTGTGATACCAGGCGGTGTTGGCGTCGAGCCACGCGTCCGTCGTGAGGCCGGCCGCCACGAGCGGGCCGCGCAGCAGCGCCGCCGCCTCGGCGATCGGCATCTTCGCGAGGTGCTGGCCGTTCATCCACTCGAGCTTGGCCGGGTCGAACACCGCGGCTTTCTTGAGCAGGCCATCGGCGCTGAAGCCCTCGATGAGCTGCTCGAGCGTCATCACTTCGTCGAAGTCGCCGCCGGGCGACCAGCCGAGCAGCGCGAGGAAGTTGACCATTGCCTGCGGCAGGATGCCCTTGTGCTGGTAGTCGCCGACGGCGGTGGCGCCGTGGCGCTTGGAGAGCTTCTTGCCGTCCGTGCCGTGGATCATCGGCAGGTGCGCGAACTGCGGCAGCGGCGCGCCGAGGGCCTGGTAGAGCAGGATCTGCTTCGGCGTGTTCGAGATGTGGTCGTCGCCGCGCATCACGAGCGTGATGCGCATCGCGATGTCGTCGGAGACCACGGCGTGGTTGTAGATCGGCGTGGCGTCCGAGCGGAGGATGACGAAGTCGTCGATGTCCTTGTTCGGGAAGCTGATGCGGCCGTGGACGAGATCTTCCCAAGCAGTGTCGCCGTCAGGCACGCGGAAGCGCAGCACGAAGGGCGTGCCGGCGGCGACGCGGCGCGCGATTTCGTCCTGCGGGAGCTTGTCGCAGCGGCGGTCGTAGGCGAAGGCACCGCCCGCCGCCTCGGCAGCGGCGCGGCGCTGGGCGATCTCTTCGGTGGTGCAGAAGCAGCGATAGACCTTGCCCGCGTCGAGCAGCTTCTGCGCGTCCGCGCGATGCCGTTCGAGGTTTGCGCCTTGGAAGACGACCTCTTCGTCCCAGTCGAGGCCCAGCCAGCGCATGCCCTCGAAGATGGCGCGCGTGGAGTCGTCGGTGGAGCGGGCCTTG is a window from the Pseudogemmatithrix spongiicola genome containing:
- the gltX gene encoding glutamate--tRNA ligase, which gives rise to MSAPRLRFAPSPTGYLHVGGARTALFNWLLARKLGGQFLLRVEDTDKARSTDDSTRAIFEGMRWLGLDWDEEVVFQGANLERHRADAQKLLDAGKVYRCFCTTEEIAQRRAAAEAAGGAFAYDRRCDKLPQDEIARRVAAGTPFVLRFRVPDGDTAWEDLVHGRISFPNKDIDDFVILRSDATPIYNHAVVSDDIAMRITLVMRGDDHISNTPKQILLYQALGAPLPQFAHLPMIHGTDGKKLSKRHGATAVGDYQHKGILPQAMVNFLALLGWSPGGDFDEVMTLEQLIEGFSADGLLKKAAVFDPAKLEWMNGQHLAKMPIAEAAALLRGPLVAAGLTTDAWLDANTAWYHKLLELLRVRARLTDELVAQSTPYFTDDFAYEADAVAKQWKDPAAAQALLEACGETLRSLEPFDEATMEPAMRQLAEAKGVGAGKLLQPLRVALVGSAASPGIFEVMALLGRERTLARVTRAVTHLQGMRTGA